A portion of the Sphaerochaeta pleomorpha str. Grapes genome contains these proteins:
- a CDS encoding phytoene desaturase family protein: MDSSQIYDAIVVGSGIAGLSSAAFLCRDGIRTLVCERGETYGGLVNSFDKDGFTFDGGIRAFENSGIIIPMLKQLGIDLEFVKNPVSIGIGDDIITLTSKESLKDYQALLERNFPTSKEDIARIIEEIKKIMQYMDILYGIDNPLFLDSYSDTQYMFSTLLPWLAKYRKTLKQIRKLQMPVYQYLRGFTANQVLVDCIAQHFFKDTPAFFAMSYFGLYLDYTYPKGGTGILAEKMSTYILERGGMIAFDTEITSIDVDERVIKARDGRIFSYKKLIWAADMKALYRSVIPESIANDKKRRFIGNWRALVEHSHGGDSILSIFVATSLTREYVKNHCGAHAFHTPARKGLHSMDLNRWKLIIENGKMSRQRAHQELEAYIKEFFTCTTYEISCPVLRDASLAPEGQTGLIISTLFEYDLVKFIKDSLWYDEFKELCIKTSLEVLGKDLLPDLADHVLFSLCSTPMTIEQLTGNSEGAITGWAFTNETIPSECRFAHIAKSIRTPINDIYQAGQWSFSPSGLPVSALTGRLAAKEVSKKLK; the protein is encoded by the coding sequence GTGGACTCAAGCCAAATCTATGATGCAATCGTCGTGGGATCAGGAATTGCGGGCCTAAGCAGTGCTGCCTTTCTATGCCGTGATGGAATACGGACTTTGGTCTGTGAACGCGGTGAAACCTATGGGGGGCTGGTCAATTCCTTCGATAAGGACGGATTTACTTTTGACGGTGGCATACGGGCTTTTGAAAACTCAGGGATAATCATACCTATGCTCAAGCAGTTGGGTATTGACCTGGAATTCGTAAAGAACCCTGTTTCGATTGGGATCGGGGACGATATCATTACCCTCACCTCAAAAGAGAGTCTGAAGGATTACCAAGCCTTGCTCGAAAGGAATTTCCCTACCTCCAAGGAGGATATTGCCAGGATTATCGAAGAGATCAAAAAGATTATGCAATATATGGATATCCTCTATGGAATAGACAACCCCCTGTTCCTCGATTCCTATTCCGATACCCAATATATGTTCAGTACCCTGCTTCCCTGGCTTGCAAAGTATCGAAAGACACTCAAACAGATCCGTAAGCTACAAATGCCCGTATATCAGTATCTCAGGGGATTTACGGCAAACCAGGTCCTTGTCGATTGCATTGCCCAGCATTTCTTCAAGGATACCCCGGCCTTTTTTGCCATGAGCTACTTTGGCCTCTATCTCGATTATACGTACCCTAAAGGGGGGACAGGCATCCTTGCCGAGAAGATGTCTACCTATATTCTGGAACGGGGTGGTATGATTGCCTTTGATACCGAGATTACTTCCATTGATGTGGACGAGAGGGTGATAAAGGCAAGGGATGGAAGAATTTTCTCCTATAAGAAACTGATCTGGGCTGCCGATATGAAAGCGCTCTACCGGTCTGTGATTCCCGAGTCTATTGCAAACGATAAAAAGCGGAGGTTCATCGGCAACTGGAGAGCGCTTGTCGAGCATAGCCATGGGGGTGATTCCATTCTCAGCATTTTTGTTGCCACGTCCCTTACCCGTGAGTATGTCAAAAACCATTGTGGGGCCCATGCTTTCCATACGCCGGCACGCAAGGGTCTTCATTCCATGGACCTAAATAGATGGAAGCTTATCATCGAGAATGGAAAAATGAGCCGACAGAGGGCTCACCAGGAACTGGAAGCCTATATCAAGGAATTTTTTACCTGCACAACCTATGAGATTTCCTGCCCTGTCCTCAGAGATGCTTCCTTGGCCCCCGAAGGCCAAACCGGTCTTATCATCAGTACGCTGTTTGAATATGACCTGGTTAAATTCATAAAGGATTCACTCTGGTATGATGAATTCAAGGAGCTTTGCATCAAAACATCTCTCGAGGTGCTTGGCAAAGATTTGTTGCCTGACCTTGCAGATCATGTTCTTTTTTCCCTGTGTTCGACTCCTATGACCATCGAACAGCTTACCGGTAACAGTGAAGGGGCTATCACCGGTTGGGCCTTTACCAATGAGACTATTCCCTCTGAATGCCGTTTTGCCCATATAGCCAAGTCGATAAGAACCCCGATAAATGATATCTACCAGGCAGGGCAGTGGTCCTTCAGTCCTTCGGGGCTTCCTGTATCGGCATTGACCGGAAGGCTTGCAGCCAAGGAAGTAAGCAAGAAGTTGAAGTAA
- a CDS encoding HAD-IIB family hydrolase encodes MEQFALKGIFFCDVDGTLLPYGNKRLSDEVIELIHQITELGYLVCISSGRPYLSLQELFQEVKEEVIFSCCNGSALFYKGKPLVDEVFLKRSVLEGVYEDCLARDCLAIIATSERIYLSLQQDTPLRKKHYENRSYAQSIADPAQVGQDAHQITVCCNGNLEEVLPYFKKTWSDEAHIAVSGNSMFDLSASNKGIALQRVATHFSLPLAQTFAFGDSENDLSMLRLAGKAFVMEQSSEALKNEITDHCRDVGETIRSIVFA; translated from the coding sequence TTGGAACAATTTGCATTGAAAGGAATCTTCTTTTGTGACGTCGACGGGACCTTGCTTCCCTACGGGAACAAGAGACTATCAGATGAGGTGATCGAGCTCATACACCAGATAACGGAACTAGGCTATCTTGTCTGCATTTCAAGCGGGCGTCCGTACCTGTCACTTCAGGAATTGTTCCAGGAAGTCAAAGAGGAAGTAATATTCTCCTGTTGTAATGGAAGTGCCTTGTTCTATAAAGGCAAACCCTTGGTAGACGAGGTGTTCCTAAAAAGGTCTGTGCTGGAAGGAGTCTATGAAGATTGCCTTGCAAGGGACTGTTTGGCAATTATCGCCACCTCAGAACGAATATATCTTTCATTGCAGCAAGACACTCCTTTACGCAAGAAACACTATGAGAACAGGTCGTATGCACAATCTATCGCAGACCCAGCGCAAGTAGGACAGGATGCACATCAGATAACTGTATGCTGTAATGGAAATCTAGAGGAAGTCTTACCCTATTTTAAAAAAACTTGGTCAGATGAAGCGCATATTGCAGTCAGCGGGAATTCCATGTTTGACCTTTCCGCTTCCAACAAGGGAATTGCCTTGCAGCGGGTTGCAACCCATTTTTCCCTTCCGCTAGCACAAACCTTTGCTTTTGGCGACAGCGAAAATGACCTCTCTATGTTACGTCTCGCCGGCAAGGCTTTTGTGATGGAACAAAGCAGTGAGGCATTGAAAAACGAAATTACCGATCATTGCCGGGATGTAGGAGAGACAATCCGCTCGATTGTATTTGCATAA
- a CDS encoding flavodoxin family protein: MDIAVVYYSLEGHTDFIARKIWEQTGAVPIRLFPKKEFPNDGFKKYFWCGKSSMFHEKPELSNEPLQLDTYDTIVVGTPTWAGSMTSPIRSFLAKENLKGKQVYLFACNSGGKDDKCFAQMSKYLEDNTLKGWASFNQPTEENFETMKGEFDRFCEAIQAGKQYP; the protein is encoded by the coding sequence ATGGACATAGCAGTCGTATATTATTCTTTGGAGGGACATACCGATTTTATTGCCAGGAAAATCTGGGAGCAAACCGGTGCGGTCCCCATTCGATTATTCCCCAAGAAGGAATTTCCCAACGACGGTTTCAAAAAATATTTCTGGTGTGGCAAGAGTTCTATGTTTCATGAAAAACCGGAACTCTCCAACGAACCGTTGCAGCTCGATACCTATGATACAATTGTCGTGGGAACCCCTACCTGGGCGGGTTCCATGACTTCCCCTATCCGATCCTTCCTTGCCAAAGAGAACCTCAAGGGAAAGCAAGTCTATCTCTTTGCCTGCAACAGCGGGGGAAAGGACGATAAATGCTTTGCGCAGATGAGCAAGTACCTTGAGGACAATACGCTCAAGGGTTGGGCTTCGTTCAACCAGCCGACTGAAGAGAATTTTGAAACAATGAAAGGAGAATTCGATAGGTTCTGCGAGGCTATCCAGGCGGGAAAGCAATATCCCTGA
- a CDS encoding FAD-dependent oxidoreductase: MNDDVIVIGGGLAGLTAASLLAKRGLQVTVIDKSYNPGGSCGTFKRDGAIFDQGSSMLFGFGEHGFNAHRFVFNCLEEPIDVIKNRILYCVTFEGHRIHFYDDIEKFIVELSAVFPSQKRNIARFYHDMRKIYQHVMVENPNYASADEADRKSSLKSLLRHPVSYARFLSYLNKSAKQLLQKYFDDPEIFKFFDKLTSSYCYATVEESPAILAAVMFVDNHVGGSYYPAGSTVYLPGKLEKVIEEHGGTMIGEKEVVSILFENGKPVGVELDDKRKLYAETIVYSGTVWNLYGKLIPSKETTADRIAWAQNLVPTFPSVILYAVVDKEVIPEDTEVVELLVGNPNAVDESEVTAYIHSIDDKTLCSENQHVIMAIGPSLETWEGLTKRQYEAKKKKEEERLLSVLENRFPGIKKHVQHVEISSPRTIERYTMKNGGAVAGPKQMLGQHMFKRLHIRSEWDTLFCCGESTVMGTGTPTVTTSAISAANAVLKKKGLKPFVYEPDRKQYVRIVDAPYTADRLFEGYLDEEKKIMREASRCLFCEHPLCSEGLHFDIRGIMRRVNVGNFTGAWNLASDYAGESALIAACQQRCAQNGLQGKPVEIVEVIHYLKKRGENRGLKPNL, from the coding sequence ATGAACGATGATGTCATTGTAATCGGAGGGGGGCTAGCCGGTTTGACTGCAGCGAGTCTTCTGGCAAAACGCGGTTTGCAGGTCACGGTAATAGACAAGAGCTATAACCCAGGCGGGTCATGCGGAACTTTCAAGCGTGACGGCGCAATATTTGACCAGGGTTCTTCCATGCTTTTTGGCTTCGGTGAACATGGATTCAATGCCCATCGGTTTGTATTCAACTGCCTTGAAGAACCGATCGACGTCATTAAAAACAGGATTTTGTACTGTGTGACTTTTGAAGGGCACCGGATACACTTTTACGACGATATCGAAAAGTTCATTGTAGAACTTTCCGCAGTTTTTCCCTCCCAGAAACGGAATATTGCGCGTTTCTACCACGATATGCGAAAAATCTACCAGCACGTTATGGTTGAGAATCCAAATTATGCCTCTGCAGACGAAGCTGACCGAAAGAGTTCCCTGAAGTCTTTGCTTCGCCATCCGGTTTCCTATGCCCGTTTTCTCAGCTATTTGAATAAGAGCGCAAAACAGCTTTTACAAAAGTACTTCGATGACCCTGAGATTTTCAAGTTCTTCGATAAACTCACTTCGAGCTACTGCTATGCGACGGTGGAAGAGTCGCCGGCAATTCTGGCGGCTGTCATGTTTGTCGACAACCATGTCGGGGGAAGCTATTACCCTGCAGGGTCGACAGTATATCTTCCCGGTAAACTGGAAAAAGTCATTGAGGAGCATGGGGGAACCATGATCGGCGAAAAAGAGGTTGTTTCCATCCTGTTTGAGAACGGAAAGCCCGTTGGGGTGGAACTCGATGACAAAAGAAAACTGTATGCTGAAACTATTGTGTATTCGGGGACTGTATGGAACCTGTATGGCAAGCTTATCCCTTCAAAAGAGACCACAGCCGACCGAATTGCCTGGGCACAAAACCTGGTCCCGACTTTCCCCAGCGTTATTCTGTATGCGGTAGTCGATAAAGAGGTTATTCCTGAGGATACCGAAGTGGTGGAGTTGCTTGTAGGCAATCCCAATGCCGTGGATGAAAGTGAGGTTACCGCTTATATCCATAGTATAGACGATAAGACACTCTGCAGTGAGAACCAACATGTCATTATGGCTATCGGGCCCAGTCTGGAAACATGGGAAGGCCTTACCAAGAGACAGTACGAGGCAAAGAAGAAAAAGGAAGAAGAACGGTTGCTTTCAGTCCTTGAAAACCGATTCCCTGGAATAAAAAAGCACGTGCAGCACGTTGAAATTTCCTCTCCCCGTACGATCGAGCGTTATACCATGAAAAATGGTGGTGCAGTGGCAGGTCCCAAGCAGATGTTGGGGCAGCACATGTTCAAACGGCTCCATATACGCAGTGAGTGGGATACTCTCTTCTGTTGCGGGGAGTCGACGGTAATGGGGACTGGAACCCCTACGGTAACTACTTCAGCTATAAGTGCTGCAAATGCCGTCTTGAAAAAGAAGGGCCTTAAACCGTTTGTCTATGAACCGGACAGGAAGCAATACGTTCGTATCGTAGATGCGCCTTATACTGCAGACCGTCTTTTCGAAGGGTATCTGGATGAAGAAAAAAAGATTATGAGGGAAGCTTCCCGGTGCCTGTTTTGTGAACACCCGCTCTGTAGTGAAGGTCTGCACTTCGATATCCGTGGTATAATGCGGAGAGTAAATGTAGGGAATTTTACCGGGGCTTGGAATCTGGCTTCCGATTATGCAGGTGAATCGGCCTTGATTGCAGCTTGCCAGCAACGGTGTGCCCAAAATGGGTTGCAAGGAAAACCTGTAGAAATAGTTGAGGTGATACACTATCTGAAGAAACGGGGGGAGAATCGTGGACTCAAGCCAAATCTATGA
- a CDS encoding TetR/AcrR family transcriptional regulator: MILTIKTFLVKRIITLPKALSEHERTAIRIRLKEEGKICLGLYGLKKTTVDELVKRTQIPKGTFYLFYASKELLFFEILMDLHDSLQQSLLSQVQEKGRTVGCEELTDLLYNLFREIEKTFLPSFLASGDLELLMRKLPPEIAREHMKKDDFSVGQLLDLLSIETTKEMIEVFSVALRAIFTSLLHKQEIGEEHFNDAVKMMLRGIVSQLF; encoded by the coding sequence ATGATTTTGACTATAAAAACATTTTTAGTCAAAAGGATTATTACTTTGCCAAAAGCACTTTCGGAACATGAACGAACCGCAATAAGAATCAGATTGAAAGAGGAAGGAAAAATCTGTCTGGGACTCTATGGACTGAAAAAAACCACTGTTGACGAACTGGTAAAACGAACACAGATTCCAAAAGGAACCTTCTACCTTTTCTATGCTTCAAAAGAACTCCTGTTTTTCGAAATCCTCATGGATTTGCACGATTCGCTCCAGCAGAGTCTCTTATCCCAGGTGCAGGAGAAAGGAAGAACTGTAGGATGTGAGGAATTGACGGATTTACTATACAACCTGTTTCGCGAAATTGAGAAAACCTTCCTTCCTTCATTTCTGGCAAGTGGAGATCTTGAGTTATTGATGCGAAAACTCCCACCGGAAATTGCCCGTGAACATATGAAGAAAGATGACTTCAGTGTTGGACAGTTGCTAGACCTTCTATCCATTGAGACCACCAAGGAAATGATCGAAGTGTTCAGTGTGGCTTTACGGGCAATTTTCACGAGTCTGTTGCATAAACAGGAGATCGGGGAAGAACACTTCAACGATGCAGTAAAAATGATGCTCAGAGGAATAGTTTCCCAATTGTTTTAG
- a CDS encoding ATP-binding protein — MKIEHPEYIVRPMYLNRIKPHMGSSLIKVLTGQRRVGKSYLLFQVIDEIQKEYPKATIVSINIPKDRFDHPLSNNKELYKYIVSQFKDTDTHKVVLLDEVQEIAGFEQVLSALYEQGGYDIYVTGSNSHLLSGDLATLLSGRYTELEIHGLSYLEFLSFHNLEDSEESLGKYLRLGGLPYLSHISLQDHELVQDYFNTVEETILLNDVLNAHKGSSKELFRFLVRFLADNIGNPVSANSISKYMKSQHMSITVPTIISFLETLDRAYLVHQTPFYDLEGKQFLDISAKYYYEDLGLRNHLCGGFKVSDRAKVTENVVYLSLLQNGYTITTGRGPKGKEIDFIASKGEKKMYFQVCERFETKEKMETEFGNLLMPRDGYPRFMITADTSMDGMVQDGIKVFSLRHWLKEVQ; from the coding sequence ATGAAGATAGAACATCCAGAATATATTGTAAGACCTATGTATTTGAACCGTATCAAACCCCATATGGGCAGTAGTCTCATTAAGGTTCTCACTGGCCAAAGACGTGTGGGAAAGAGCTATTTATTGTTCCAAGTAATCGATGAAATACAAAAAGAATATCCGAAGGCAACAATTGTCAGTATCAACATACCAAAGGATCGATTTGATCATCCCCTAAGCAACAACAAAGAGCTTTACAAATATATTGTCTCCCAGTTCAAGGATACCGATACCCATAAGGTTGTGCTGCTGGATGAGGTCCAGGAAATTGCTGGTTTCGAACAGGTTTTATCCGCCTTGTACGAGCAGGGTGGATACGATATCTACGTGACTGGCAGCAACAGTCACCTTCTCAGTGGTGATCTGGCAACCTTACTTTCCGGACGATATACAGAGCTGGAGATACATGGATTATCGTATTTGGAATTTCTTTCCTTCCACAATCTGGAGGATTCGGAAGAAAGCTTAGGAAAGTACCTCCGCCTCGGAGGACTCCCTTATCTTTCCCATATATCCTTGCAAGATCATGAATTGGTACAAGACTATTTCAACACAGTCGAGGAGACAATACTGCTCAATGATGTGTTGAATGCTCATAAGGGTTCAAGCAAAGAGTTGTTCCGGTTTCTGGTACGGTTCTTGGCAGACAATATTGGAAACCCTGTTTCGGCAAACTCAATTTCGAAGTATATGAAGTCCCAACACATGAGTATTACTGTTCCCACAATAATTTCTTTTCTGGAGACGCTCGACAGAGCATACCTAGTGCATCAGACTCCCTTCTATGATTTGGAGGGAAAACAATTTCTGGATATCTCCGCCAAATACTACTACGAAGATTTGGGGTTACGAAATCACCTCTGTGGAGGCTTTAAGGTATCGGACAGGGCCAAAGTGACGGAAAATGTTGTATATCTGTCTCTCCTACAGAACGGTTATACAATCACTACAGGCAGGGGCCCAAAAGGCAAAGAAATAGATTTCATTGCTTCCAAGGGAGAGAAAAAAATGTATTTTCAGGTTTGCGAGCGTTTTGAGACGAAGGAAAAAATGGAGACTGAATTTGGGAATTTATTAATGCCCAGAGATGGATACCCTCGTTTCATGATAACAGCCGATACCTCCATGGATGGTATGGTACAGGACGGGATCAAAGTATTCAGTCTCAGGCATTGGCTCAAGGAAGTGCAATAA
- a CDS encoding ABC transporter ATP-binding protein gives MICVQDLQFSYTHKPFIQQMDFSVQQGEIFGFLGPSGAGKSTVQKILTGLLPRYKGSVLVNAKEIKRHDHTFYETIGVDFEFPSLYEKLTARENLEFFASLYTKTLPLDPLLASVGLLTEADKKVSAYSKGMKSRLNFIKALVHDPSLLFLDEPTSGLDPSNARLMKDLILVQKKQGKTILLTTHNMYDATELCDHVAFIVDGQIRALDSPRNLIMQRGATKITYSYLEEGKETKREIPLKTTKEDHVLEKLLHENKILSIHSSEPTLNDIFTELTGRKLQ, from the coding sequence ATGATATGTGTCCAAGACCTTCAGTTCAGCTACACCCATAAGCCATTCATTCAACAGATGGATTTTTCAGTGCAACAAGGAGAAATCTTTGGTTTTTTGGGCCCATCCGGGGCAGGGAAAAGCACCGTCCAGAAAATTTTGACCGGCTTGCTGCCGCGCTACAAGGGTTCTGTCCTGGTAAATGCAAAAGAGATTAAAAGACATGACCATACATTTTATGAAACCATCGGGGTCGATTTCGAATTCCCCAGTCTCTATGAAAAACTGACCGCAAGGGAAAACCTCGAATTCTTTGCTTCCCTGTATACGAAGACCCTCCCCCTCGATCCATTGCTGGCGAGTGTAGGCCTGCTTACAGAAGCCGACAAGAAAGTATCAGCGTATTCCAAGGGCATGAAATCAAGGTTGAATTTCATCAAGGCGTTGGTACATGACCCCTCCTTGCTTTTTCTGGACGAACCGACCTCCGGGCTCGACCCTTCCAATGCCCGCCTGATGAAGGACCTGATCCTTGTACAGAAGAAACAAGGAAAAACCATTCTTCTCACTACCCACAACATGTATGATGCTACCGAGCTCTGCGATCATGTGGCATTCATAGTCGATGGGCAGATACGGGCCCTCGACTCCCCCAGGAATCTCATCATGCAAAGGGGTGCCACCAAGATTACCTATTCCTATCTTGAGGAAGGCAAGGAGACAAAGCGGGAAATTCCCCTAAAAACCACCAAAGAAGACCATGTATTGGAGAAACTCCTCCACGAAAACAAGATTCTCTCAATTCATAGCTCAGAACCAACCCTCAATGATATCTTTACCGAATTGACCGGGAGGAAACTGCAATGA
- a CDS encoding TatD family hydrolase, whose amino-acid sequence MQKIYSNLIDSHFHLQSMEHKGIESLSVLKQMEENHMAGGIDIGVDCDDLAERSKLVQDFPSIRLSAGIGPWGVEDGKPSLEEQMKTLVNQIDTYQVCAIGEIGLDYHWKYGTAEKQHRLLKSQIDLANSRNLPIILHNRKADQATLEIIRNTKFAKGGLLHCFQGTEELAFTAIKKGFYISFAGPLTYKSNNLMREILAKLPINRILLETDSPYLSPEPYRGQINTPLMISHIYEKAAEVRAMSVEALAEQIQQNFQAFLS is encoded by the coding sequence ATGCAAAAAATATATTCAAACTTAATAGATTCACACTTCCACCTCCAGTCAATGGAGCATAAAGGCATAGAAAGCCTGTCAGTACTCAAACAGATGGAAGAAAACCATATGGCAGGGGGCATCGATATCGGTGTCGATTGCGACGACCTAGCCGAACGTTCCAAACTGGTACAGGACTTTCCCAGTATCAGGCTGAGTGCGGGCATCGGGCCCTGGGGCGTTGAGGATGGAAAACCGTCCCTAGAAGAGCAAATGAAAACACTGGTCAACCAGATTGATACCTATCAAGTGTGTGCCATCGGCGAAATCGGTCTCGACTACCATTGGAAATACGGAACAGCCGAAAAACAGCACAGACTCCTAAAAAGCCAGATTGATCTTGCAAACAGCCGGAATCTGCCGATAATCCTTCACAACAGGAAGGCAGACCAAGCAACATTGGAAATCATCAGGAATACGAAGTTTGCAAAAGGAGGTCTCCTGCATTGCTTCCAAGGCACTGAGGAACTCGCCTTTACCGCTATCAAGAAAGGGTTCTACATTTCATTTGCAGGTCCACTGACCTACAAAAGCAACAACTTGATGCGTGAGATACTTGCCAAGCTCCCAATAAACAGAATTCTGTTGGAAACTGACAGCCCCTACCTCAGCCCAGAACCCTATCGGGGACAGATCAACACACCCCTGATGATAAGTCACATCTATGAAAAGGCAGCGGAAGTCAGAGCAATGAGCGTCGAAGCCCTTGCAGAGCAGATTCAACAAAACTTCCAAGCGTTCTTGTCATAG